In one Penaeus chinensis breed Huanghai No. 1 chromosome 33, ASM1920278v2, whole genome shotgun sequence genomic region, the following are encoded:
- the LOC125043130 gene encoding ribosome biogenesis protein BMS1 homolog codes for MAEEIDFDKKKAHKKRHAGRKAEKKADKNKHVQDLTAKQRNPKAFAFQSAVKAQRTFVRSQDIKAKKHHIPVVDRAPLEPPPVVVAVVGGPKVGKSTLLRCLIKNYTNQRLSEINGPVTIVAGKKKKLTFIEVNNDINCMIDIAKVADIVLILIDATFGIEMEVFEFLEICRAHGSPRIMGILNHLDMMKDNKVLKKKKKTLKHRFQIELYPGAKLFFLSGIIHGEYLKNEIKNLSRFISVMKFRPLTWRSTHPYVIVDRYEDITNPETVRLNPKCDRDVVLYGYVRGVPLQKNQAVHIPGCGDFRLKDVSFLPDPCPLPEQLKKRSLNAKERLIYAPMSGVGGVVYDKDAVYIDLGGSHHGTKNKTEDDDEDEDEGEGGVLEPLLNLQKTTDEKQAESQIKLFSNTQFISLDKDETEVKKEERQVKMRDFQDSENELPLYETVKDNTGRIRRRVIFHDNLDEEVEGESDDDEEEEEEEEEEEEEEEEEEEEGIEIEENDELIEESECSDAENEIFPPKKKQKSTFSSGRQTKDSDSDDCDVDSDLKDIVKGLEKDQANNQKEIKLKVGIKGSDKSKRTIQALKRNKDFEMTTKIQGILEKISTASGQPPKGNIGSSDCGPGSESEDREDYDDEEEEEEMAEEEGEEEEEEEEEEEAETETEEEEEEEAEENEEEEAEDFSRMNELKEEGGVSEMEGMEEEKLDYRTEMFKQATQNFYRNQNTVSYLKKYIYGEVKEENKAAEEEEEDHIGGLFLRVSKPKSGISTRSSQANMDELDTSRYIPPVLRDWSSRELLESIRDCFMTGEWKDDKNAESLLKLDDEDEDLYGDFEDLETGKKFSAPSSENRKEGKSGEDVDENVVPEVEKEKTKREKLLEKKRRLKEMFDSEYDGKEDGDHFDTLKAELSQQAQLNRSEFEGLDEETRVQYEGFRAGMYVRLEFTKFPCEFITNFDSSYPVIVGGLLDNESNMGFVRVRIKVHRWYPRILKNKDPLILSLGWRRFQTLMYYAKREDNFVMRSLKYARKYLHVEAMFWGPVTTIGTGFVALQNIAERVSEFRIAANGVVLETDQSCKIVKKLRLLGTPEKIVQKTAFVKDMFHTETEIAKFVGAKVQTQAGIRGILKKAHGHKGFFRATFEDIIKMSDVIVLKTWVPLVLTQYCSTMRTLLLSPKEKAEWQGMRTVAQIKKAKGIKNEVNPDHLYTPITERRDYVPLPLKVPKALQKDLPYNMKPKVTPKLKKVERVVVVKDPHEVEMDDFMKRLKVMMEDKLQKEKKEMFVRKKKFIKENAEKELKRKMRESRKKKAACRILGKKAGKKSVV; via the exons atggcTGAAGAAATTGATTTTGACAAGAAAAAGGCTCATAAAAAGCGTCATGCAGGacgaaaagcagaaaagaaagcaGACAAAAACAAGCATGTGCAAGACTTGACTGCAAAACAGAGAAACCCAAAAGCCTTTGCTTTTCAATCAGCAGTGAAGGCTCAGAGGACATTCGTAAG ATCACAAGATATTAAAGCAAAAAAGCACCACATACCAGTTGTTGACCGAGCCCCATTAGAACCACCACCTGTTGTTGTGGCAGTAGTTGGTGGTCCAAAGGTGGGGAAATCCACTCTCCTGCGATGCCTGATTAAGAATTACACCAACCAACGACTGTCTGAAATCAATGGACCTGTTACTATTGTTGCAG gtaaaaagaaaaagttaacatTCATTGAagttaacaatgatatcaattgtATGATTGATATTGCAAAAGTTGCAGATATAGTCCTCATACTAATTGATGCAACATTTGGAATTGAAATGGAGGTTTTTGAATTCCTCGAGATATGTCGTGCACATGGATCTCCACGCATCATGGgg ATCTTGAATCATCTTGACATGATGAAGGATAACAaggttttgaaaaagaaaaagaaaactctgAAGCATAGGTTTCAAATTGAGTTGTATCCTGGAGCCAAGCTCTTCTTTTTGTCAG GAATTATTCATGGAGAGTATttgaagaatgaaataaagaacctGAGTCGTTTTATCTCTGTCATGAAATTCCGACCTTTGACTTGGCGATCCACCCATCCATATGTCATAG TGGATAGATATGAAGACATCACAAATCCAGAGACTGTACGCCTTAATCCAAAATGTGACCGTGATGTGGTTTTGTATGGTTATGTGCGTGGTGTACCCCTTCAGAAGAATCAGGCTGTCCATATTCCAG GTTGTGGAGATTTCAGGCTTAAGGATGTTAGTTTCCTGCCTGATCCTTGTCCCTTGCCTGAACAGCTGAAGAAGCGTTCTCTTAATGCCAAGGAGAGATTGATATATGCACCAATGTCAGGAGTTGGTGGTGTTGTTTATGATAAAGATGCTGTTTACATTGACCTTGGTGGTTCACATCATGGGACCAAGAATAAG actgaagatgatgatgaggatgaggatgagggtgagggtggtgttCTGGAGCCTCTCCTGAACTTGCAGAAAACAACAGATGAGAAACAAGCTGAAAGCCAAATCAAACTTTTTTCAAACACGCAGTTCATCTCTTTGGACAAAGATGaaacagaagtaaaaaaagaagagagacaagtgaaaatgagaga TTTTCAGGATTCAGAAAATGAACTTCCATTATATGAAACTGTGAAGGATAACACAGGGAGAATCAGAAGACGAGTAATTTTCCATGATAATTTAGAtgaagaagtggaaggggagagtgatgatgatgaagaagaggaggaagaggaggaggaggaggaggaggaggaggaggaggaggaggaggaaggaatagaaatAGAAGAGAATGATGAATTAATTGAAGAAAGTGAATGTAGTGATGCAGAGAATGAAATATTCCCAccaaaaaagaagcaaaag aGTACTTTCTCCAGTGGGAGGCAGACAAAAGACAGTGATTCAGATGACTGTGATGTTGACAGTGATTTAAAAGACATTGTTAAAGGCCTTGAAAAAGATCAGGCAAACAATCAAAAAGAAATCAAACTCAAAGTTGGTATAAAAGGTtctgataaaagtaaaagaactATACAAGCCCTTAAGAGAAACAAAGACTTTGAAATGACAACAAAGATTCAGGGTATTTTAGAGAAGATCAGTACAGCATCTGGACAGCCACCTAAAGGAAATATTGGTAGTAGTGATTGTGGACCTGGCAGTGAAAGTGAGGACagggaggattatgatgatgaggaagaggaagaagagatggcagaggaagagggagaagaagaggaagaggaagaggaagaagaagaagcagaaacagaaacagaagaggaggaggaggaggaagcagaagaaaatgaagaggaagaggcagaggatttCTCCAGAATGAACGagttaaaggaggagggaggtgtgagtgaaatggaggggatggaagaagaaaaactagATTACAGGACTGAGATGTTCAAGCAAGCGACACAAAATTTTTACAGAAATCAGAATACAGTTTCATACCTGAAGAAGTATATTTATGGTGAAG ttaaggaagaaaataaagcagcagaagaagaggaggaggaccacATAGGAGGACTCTTCCTTCGTGTCTCAAAACCGAAGAGTGGGATAAGTACACGGTCTAGTCAGGCAAATATGGATGAATTAGACACTAGCAGATACATTCCACCTGTCCTAAGAGATTGGAGCTCAAGAGAA CTTCTAGAAAGCATCCGTGACTGTTTTATGACGGGAGAATGGAAGGATGACAAGAATGCAGAGTCACTCTTGAaacttgatgatgaagatgaggacttGTATGGTGATTTTGAAGAtttagaaacaggaaaaaaattttCTGCACCATCatcagaaaatagaaaagaggggaaatCAGGAGAGGATGTCGATGAAA ATGTGGTTCCtgaagtagaaaaggaaaagacaaaaagagagaagctCTTAGAAAAGAAGAGACGTCTCAAAGAGATGTTTGACTCTGAATATGATGGCAAAGAGGATGGGGATCACTTTGACACCCTCAAAGCAGAGTTGAGTCAGCAAGCTCAG TTAAATCGTAGTGAGTTTGAAGGACTTGATGAAGAAACAAGAGTGCAGTATGAAGGTTTTAGAGCTGGCATGTATGTACGTCTGGAATTCACAAAATTCCCATGTGAATTTATCACCAACTTTGACAGCAGCTATCCTGTGATTGTGGGAGGATTATTGGACAATGAAAGCAACATGGGTTTTGTAAGA GTACGCATCAAGGTTCATCGATGGTATCCCAGAATTCTTAAAAATAAGGATCCCTTAATACTTTCTCTTGGATGGAGACGATTCCAGACCCTTATGTACTATGCTAAGAGGGAGGACAATTTTGTTATGCGTTCTCTGAAATATGCAAGGAAGTATCTCCATGTTGAAGCCATGTTCTGGGGTCCTGTAACTACTATTGGTACAGGATTTGTTGCTTTACAAAATATTGCTGAGCGAGTG TCTGAATTTCGTATTGCTGCCAATGGAGTAGTACTGGAGACTGATCAGAGCTGTAAGATAGTAAAGAAGTTAAGACTTTTAGGAACACCAGAGAAAATTGTTCAGAAAACTGCATTTGTTAAG GATATGTTTCACACTGAAACTGAAATAGCCAAGTTTGTGGGTGCAAAAGTGCAAACTCAGGCAGGGATTCGTGGAATTCTCAAGAAGGCCCATGGACATAAAGGATTTTTTAGAGCAACCTTTGAAGATATTATTAAAATGAGTG atgtaattgttttgaaGACTTGGGTTCCTCTGGTTTTGACGCAGTATTGTTCAACGATGCGGACGCTTCTTCTTTCTCCAAAGGAAAAAGCAGAATGGCAAGGAATGAGGACAGTTGCACAAATTAAAAAGGCAAAGGGTATCAAGAATGAGGTCAATCCAGACCATCTATACACA CCTATCACTGAACGCAGAGATTATGTTCCACTTCCACTTAAGGTTCCAAAAGCATTACAAAAGGATTTGCCATATAATATGAAGCCTAAAGTTACGCCAAAATTGAAAAAGGTTGAGCGTGTTGTTGTAGTGAAAGATCCACATGAAGTTGAG aTGGATGACTTCATGAAGAGATTGAAGGTAATGATGGAAGACAAAttgcagaaagagaagaaagagatgtttGTTCGCAAAAAGAAGTTCATAAAAGAAAATGCAGAAAAGGAACTTAAGCGTAAAATGCGAGAGTCACGTAAGAAGAAAGCAGCATGTCGAATTTTGGGCAAGAAAGCAGGGAAGAAAAGTGTTGTGTAG
- the LOC125043133 gene encoding methionine-R-sulfoxide reductase B1-like isoform X1 encodes MSFCSWFKEEEYRDTFEPGLYVCVECGYELFSSQAKYEHHTPWPAFTKTVHKDSVSKVPEEGRPGALKVSCGKCGNGLGHEFLKDGPDGKMSRFUIFSHSLKFIAKTEGGQIVNGSAEANGNS; translated from the exons ATGTCCTTTTGCTCGTGGTTTAAAGAGGAGGAATATAGAGATACTTTCGAGCCAG GTTTGTACGTTTGTGTAGAATGTGGATACGAGCTGTTCTCCAGCCAAGCCAAGTATGAGCACCACACACCATGGCCAGCTTTTACTAAGACAGTCCATAAGGATTCAGTAAGCAAGGTTCCAGAGGAGGGTCGTCCAGGAGCTCTGAAG GTGTCATGTGGAAAGTGTGGCAATGGACTGGGCCATGAATTCCTTAAGGACGGACCAGATGGAAAGATGTCAAGGTTCTGAATATTCTCACACTCCCTCAAGTTTATTGCTAAAACTG AGGGAGGTCAGATCGTGAATGGATCAGCTGAGGCAAATGgaaattcctga
- the LOC125043133 gene encoding methionine-R-sulfoxide reductase B1-A-like isoform X2, with amino-acid sequence MSFCSWFKEEEYRDTFEPGIYVCRRCGHELFSSKMKYRHETPWPAFVKTIHTDSVQKRKESKLALKVSCGKCGNGLGHEFLKDGPDGKMSRFUIFSHSLKFIAKTEGGQIVNGSAEANGNS; translated from the exons ATGTCCTTTTGCTCGTGGTTTAAAGAGGAGGAATATAGAGATACTTTCGAGCCAG GCATCTATGTATGTCGTAGATGTGGTCATGAACTTTTCTCAAGTAAAATGAAATACAGGCATGAGACCCCTTGGCCAGCTTTCGTTAAAACCATTCACACTGATTCCGTCCAAAAGCGAAAAGAAAGCAAACTGGCCTTGAAG GTGTCATGTGGAAAGTGTGGCAATGGACTGGGCCATGAATTCCTTAAGGACGGACCAGATGGAAAGATGTCAAGGTTCTGAATATTCTCACACTCCCTCAAGTTTATTGCTAAAACTG AGGGAGGTCAGATCGTGAATGGATCAGCTGAGGCAAATGgaaattcctga